The Thermus hydrothermalis genome includes a region encoding these proteins:
- the rimO gene encoding 30S ribosomal protein S12 methylthiotransferase RimO, protein MAKIGFVSLGCPKALVDSEQILSRLKALGYETSPTYEEAEVVIVNTCGFITPAVEESLEAIGEALKENGRVIVTGCLGARPEVIRERHPEVLAVTGPGEVEEVLEAVEKVLPPPRDPFLDLVPPQVKLTPKHYAYLKLSEGCDHRCSFCIIPKLRGRLRSRDAAEVLAEAARLVATGTKELLLVAQDLSAYGVDLGHRASFWGDRLVRAELKDLLAHMAELGAWIRLHYVYPYPHVKDLLPLMAEGKVLPYLDVPLQHASERILRRMRRPGGYQSHLKTLKAWREVVPDLALRSTFIVGFPGETEEDFQVLLDFLEEAELDRVGVFTYSPVEGAEANALDGHVPEEVKEERKARLMDLQAKVSLRKNQRFVGKTLEVLVDELPEPGLAVGRTYRDSPGIDGVIYVETDGTARVGEWIQARVTRADTYDLYGVQV, encoded by the coding sequence ATGGCAAAGATCGGCTTCGTGAGCCTGGGTTGCCCCAAGGCTTTGGTGGATTCCGAGCAGATCCTCTCCCGGCTCAAAGCCTTAGGCTACGAGACGAGCCCAACCTACGAGGAGGCCGAGGTGGTCATCGTGAACACCTGCGGCTTCATCACCCCTGCGGTGGAGGAGAGCCTCGAGGCCATCGGGGAGGCGCTAAAGGAAAACGGTCGGGTCATCGTGACGGGGTGCCTGGGGGCGCGGCCGGAGGTGATCCGCGAGCGCCACCCGGAAGTTTTAGCGGTCACGGGGCCAGGGGAGGTGGAGGAGGTTTTGGAGGCGGTGGAGAAGGTCCTGCCCCCTCCCCGGGACCCCTTCTTGGACCTGGTGCCGCCCCAGGTGAAGCTTACGCCCAAACACTACGCCTACCTGAAGCTTTCCGAGGGGTGCGACCACCGCTGTAGCTTCTGCATCATCCCCAAGCTCCGGGGGAGGCTCCGCTCCCGGGACGCCGCCGAGGTCCTGGCCGAGGCGGCGAGGCTCGTGGCCACGGGCACCAAGGAACTCCTCCTCGTCGCCCAGGACCTTTCCGCCTACGGGGTGGACCTGGGCCACCGGGCGAGCTTCTGGGGTGACCGCCTGGTGCGGGCGGAGCTTAAGGACCTCCTCGCCCACATGGCGGAGCTTGGGGCCTGGATAAGGCTCCACTACGTCTACCCTTACCCCCACGTAAAAGACCTCCTTCCCCTCATGGCCGAGGGAAAGGTCCTCCCTTACTTGGACGTGCCCTTGCAACACGCCTCCGAGCGCATCCTGCGCCGCATGCGCCGGCCAGGGGGGTACCAAAGCCACCTCAAGACCCTTAAGGCCTGGCGGGAGGTGGTGCCGGACCTCGCCCTCCGCTCCACCTTCATCGTGGGCTTTCCCGGGGAGACGGAGGAGGACTTCCAGGTCCTCCTGGACTTCCTGGAGGAGGCGGAGCTGGACCGGGTAGGGGTCTTCACCTACTCCCCGGTGGAGGGGGCGGAGGCCAACGCCCTGGACGGCCACGTGCCCGAGGAGGTAAAGGAGGAGCGGAAGGCGAGGCTTATGGACCTCCAGGCCAAGGTGAGCCTGCGGAAAAACCAGCGCTTCGTGGGGAAGACGCTTGAGGTCCTGGTGGACGAGCTTCCCGAGCCAGGCCTTGCCGTGGGCCGCACCTACCGCGACTCCCCCGGCATTGACGGGGTGATCTACGTGGAAACGGACGGTACGGCGCGGGTGGGGGAGTGGATCCAGGCCAGGGTGACCCGGGCCGACACCTACGACCTTTACGGGGTCCAGGTTTAG
- the trkA gene encoding Trk system potassium transporter TrkA: protein MYIVIAGGGEVGGELARTLEKAHEVVVIDRNPQAKERLAHLDVKVVVGGATDPDTLREAGVDRADLFIASTDSDEVNLLASLLAKGLGAKETLCFVGKGGYVEVLADPRTAEILGTRIDKVLWPQRAMAREIVEVILVPGAVDTEFLAGGRLRFVEYRVKEGGPYVHRLLTEEAWPEGVLVVGVVRDGAFLSFAHPDFPELVLEPGDKLLFVTTLRAFPELEACFATGRGVRRVMILGGGNVGFMVAQELLRRRLEVVIVEPNRERCEWLSQELPGALVIQGDGTDLELLEAEGMQEADAVVAVTDNDEKNLLASLLAKQLGVGKVITRVSRSETRRLFEQVGIDLPLTPRQAAVRGVLDFLGPENVEHVSTMDENIELLEVELPGDFRPRPLKALAEPQVVPVALERDHRVMLYREDLSALPGDRLFLVAAREVADETVARIAR from the coding sequence ATGTACATCGTCATCGCTGGGGGCGGGGAGGTGGGCGGGGAGCTTGCCCGTACCCTGGAGAAGGCCCACGAGGTGGTGGTCATTGACCGGAACCCCCAGGCCAAGGAGCGCCTGGCCCACCTGGACGTGAAGGTGGTGGTGGGCGGGGCCACGGACCCCGACACCCTCAGGGAGGCCGGGGTGGACCGGGCGGATCTCTTCATCGCCAGCACGGATTCCGACGAGGTGAACCTCCTCGCCTCCCTCCTAGCCAAGGGCCTTGGGGCCAAGGAAACCCTTTGCTTCGTGGGCAAAGGGGGGTACGTGGAGGTTTTGGCCGATCCCCGCACGGCGGAAATCCTTGGAACCCGCATTGACAAGGTGCTTTGGCCGCAAAGGGCCATGGCCCGGGAGATCGTGGAGGTGATCCTGGTCCCCGGGGCGGTGGACACGGAGTTCCTGGCGGGGGGGAGGCTTCGCTTCGTGGAGTACCGGGTGAAGGAAGGTGGGCCTTACGTCCACCGCCTCCTGACCGAGGAAGCCTGGCCCGAAGGGGTCTTGGTGGTGGGGGTGGTGCGGGACGGGGCCTTCCTTAGCTTCGCTCATCCGGATTTTCCCGAGCTCGTGCTGGAGCCTGGGGACAAGCTCCTCTTCGTCACCACCCTGAGGGCCTTCCCTGAGCTGGAGGCCTGCTTCGCCACGGGCCGGGGCGTGCGTCGGGTCATGATCCTGGGCGGGGGGAACGTGGGGTTTATGGTGGCCCAGGAGCTTTTGCGCAGGCGGCTGGAGGTAGTTATCGTTGAGCCCAACCGGGAGCGGTGCGAGTGGCTTTCCCAAGAGCTTCCCGGGGCGCTCGTCATCCAGGGGGACGGCACGGACCTGGAGCTTTTGGAGGCGGAGGGGATGCAGGAGGCGGACGCCGTGGTGGCGGTTACGGACAACGACGAGAAAAACCTCCTCGCCTCCCTCCTCGCCAAGCAACTAGGGGTGGGCAAGGTCATCACCCGGGTTTCCCGCTCGGAAACCCGCAGGCTCTTTGAACAGGTGGGGATTGACCTCCCCCTCACGCCCCGCCAGGCGGCGGTGCGGGGGGTATTGGACTTCCTGGGACCGGAGAACGTGGAGCATGTTTCCACCATGGACGAGAACATAGAGCTTCTGGAGGTGGAGCTTCCTGGAGACTTCCGCCCGAGACCCCTTAAGGCCCTGGCCGAGCCCCAGGTGGTTCCCGTGGCGTTGGAACGGGATCACCGGGTGATGCTTTACCGGGAGGACCTGTCGGCCCTCCCTGGGGATCGGCTCTTCTTGGTGGCGGCCCGGGAGGTGGCGGATGAAACCGTGGCTCGCATCGCCCGCTAG
- a CDS encoding TrkH family potassium uptake protein produces MKPWLASPARPGFRSSLYLLGLTYQGMGALLFLFALLALLLEEDARGFALGALLGMLLGRALQAMGHPQAQPRRAEVFASVALLWILVPALGAVPYWVSGGLGYLDALFESVSGFTTTGATVLADFRQFGQSLFLWRALTQWMGGIGIVVLFLVIFPQLQVAGRQAFFAESTGVEKDRLTPRLRHTAMAVLRVYLLLTGFAFLAYLGAGIPLYEALANALTTIPAGGFSPNPQSFAAYTPLAQWLGTLFMFLAGVNFLLQYRLFFGREVKPLLRDAEFRAYVGVVFLFGTLLALYLYTHHMYGLEASLRHAFFQVVSILTTTGFASVDFAQWVVPAQALLVFLMFIGGSAGSGAGGIKVVRWLLLFGLLRREVTRTLHPKAVLPLRLGARVVPEEALRQVAVFVFLYTVLFGLGTLALALLEGDFVVAFTASAQAIGNIGPGLGPVGPMGSYAELTPLSKLVLVFQMWAGRIEILPVVLLFSPELWQRLR; encoded by the coding sequence ATGAAACCGTGGCTCGCATCGCCCGCTAGGCCGGGCTTCCGCTCAAGCCTTTACCTCCTCGGGCTCACCTACCAGGGGATGGGGGCCCTCCTTTTCCTGTTCGCCCTTCTGGCTTTGCTCTTGGAGGAGGATGCCCGGGGTTTCGCCCTTGGGGCGCTTCTGGGGATGCTTCTGGGTAGAGCCCTTCAGGCCATGGGCCATCCCCAGGCCCAGCCCCGCAGGGCCGAGGTCTTTGCCAGCGTGGCCCTCCTTTGGATCCTGGTGCCCGCCTTGGGGGCTGTGCCTTACTGGGTTTCCGGGGGGCTTGGCTACCTGGACGCCCTCTTTGAGTCGGTTTCCGGCTTCACCACCACCGGGGCCACGGTCCTCGCCGATTTCCGCCAGTTCGGGCAAAGCCTTTTCCTCTGGCGCGCCCTTACCCAGTGGATGGGGGGCATCGGTATCGTGGTGCTTTTCTTGGTGATCTTCCCCCAGCTCCAGGTGGCGGGGCGCCAGGCCTTTTTCGCCGAGAGCACGGGGGTAGAGAAGGACCGCCTGACCCCGAGGCTTCGGCACACGGCCATGGCGGTGCTCAGGGTGTACCTGCTTCTCACGGGGTTTGCCTTCCTCGCCTACCTGGGGGCGGGTATTCCCCTTTACGAGGCCTTGGCCAACGCCCTCACCACCATTCCCGCCGGGGGATTTAGCCCGAACCCCCAAAGCTTCGCCGCCTATACCCCTTTGGCCCAGTGGCTGGGTACCCTTTTCATGTTTTTGGCGGGGGTCAACTTCCTTTTGCAGTACCGGCTTTTCTTTGGCCGGGAAGTGAAGCCTCTTCTTCGGGACGCCGAGTTCCGCGCCTATGTGGGTGTCGTGTTCCTCTTCGGGACCCTTCTCGCCCTATACCTCTACACCCACCACATGTACGGGCTGGAGGCGAGCCTCCGCCACGCTTTTTTCCAGGTGGTATCTATCCTCACCACCACGGGTTTCGCCAGCGTGGACTTCGCTCAGTGGGTGGTTCCCGCCCAGGCTCTCTTGGTCTTCTTGATGTTCATTGGCGGAAGCGCCGGCTCGGGAGCGGGGGGCATCAAGGTGGTGCGCTGGCTCCTCCTTTTTGGGCTTTTGCGCCGGGAGGTTACCCGTACCCTGCACCCAAAAGCGGTCTTGCCCCTCCGCTTGGGCGCGCGGGTAGTGCCGGAGGAGGCCCTTCGGCAGGTGGCCGTTTTCGTTTTCCTCTACACCGTGCTCTTCGGTCTGGGAACCTTGGCTTTGGCCCTTTTGGAAGGCGACTTCGTGGTGGCCTTCACCGCCAGCGCCCAAGCCATCGGCAACATCGGCCCAGGGCTTGGTCCCGTGGGGCCCATGGGTTCGTATGCGGAGCTTACCCCGCTGTCTAAACTGGTCCTGGTCTTCCAGATGTGGGCCGGACGCATAGAGATTCTGCCCGTGGTCCTCCTCTTTAGCCCGGAACTTTGGCAAAGGCTCCGTTAG
- the glgP gene encoding alpha-glucan family phosphorylase — MRTLGHITAMPVLPGPLQGLRELAYNLWWSWNPEAAELFQEIDPLLWKRFRGNPVKLLLEVDPARLEALSGTSYPARVEAVVGALRRYLEERRAKRGPSVAYFSAEYGFHSSLPIYSGGLGVLAGDHIKAASDQGLDLLGVGIFYHEGYFHQRLSPEGAQVEVYEPLHPEALPLLPVQDPEGRPLRVGLDLPGRRLLLGAYRVQVGAVPVYLLTANLPENAPEDRAITARLYAPGLEMRLLQEMVLGIGGVRLLRALGLSPQVFHMNEGHSAFLGLERLRELLSEGHPFPVALERVRAGALFTTHTPVPAGHDAFPLDLVERYLGGFFAGLGVGWEALLALGLEEKPWGKVFSMSKLALSTSAQANGVSRLHGEVSRRMFHHLWPELLPEEVPIGHVTNGVHTWTFLHPRLRRHYAEVFGPEWLKRPEDPATWKVEGLGEEFWRIHQELRGDLVREVRRRLYEQRRRNGESPSRLREAERALDTEALTIGFARRFATYKRAVLLFKDPERLLKIVRGPYPVQFVFAGKAHPKDEPGKAYLQELVAKIRELGLEDRMVVLEDYDMYLARVLVHGSDVWLNTPRRPMEASGTSGMKAALNGALNLSVLDGWWAEAYNGKNGFAIGDERTYENEEAQDMADAQALYDVLESEVLPLFYAVGSEGYSSGWLSMVHESLRTVGPRFSAARMVAEYAALYQTGKAWSERAALEAEALKAFHEALPAFFALGLEVEVPGDLTLNGTPMRVRAWVKGEVPEALRPFLGVELVVRRGDGAFWVVPLAPEGDGYGLAYRPPRPGSYAYGVRLALRHPVTGRVGWVRWA; from the coding sequence GTGAGGACCCTAGGCCATATCACCGCCATGCCCGTGCTCCCGGGGCCCCTACAGGGCTTGCGGGAGCTTGCGTATAACCTTTGGTGGAGCTGGAATCCGGAGGCGGCGGAGCTATTCCAAGAAATAGATCCTTTGCTCTGGAAGCGCTTCCGGGGTAACCCGGTGAAGCTCCTCTTGGAGGTGGACCCGGCCCGCCTCGAGGCCCTCTCCGGCACCAGCTACCCCGCCCGGGTGGAGGCGGTGGTGGGCGCCCTGCGCCGCTACCTGGAGGAAAGGCGGGCCAAACGGGGCCCCAGCGTGGCCTATTTCTCCGCCGAGTACGGCTTCCATAGCTCCTTGCCCATCTACTCCGGGGGGCTTGGGGTCTTGGCCGGGGACCACATCAAGGCGGCCAGCGACCAGGGCCTGGACCTCTTGGGGGTGGGGATCTTCTACCACGAGGGGTACTTTCACCAGCGCCTTTCCCCCGAAGGGGCCCAGGTGGAGGTGTACGAGCCCTTGCACCCCGAAGCCCTTCCCCTCCTTCCCGTGCAGGACCCCGAGGGGCGGCCCCTAAGGGTGGGCCTGGATCTGCCGGGAAGGAGGCTTCTCCTTGGGGCTTACCGGGTCCAGGTGGGGGCGGTGCCCGTCTACCTCCTCACCGCCAACCTGCCGGAAAACGCCCCCGAGGACCGGGCCATCACCGCCAGGCTCTATGCCCCGGGCTTGGAGATGCGCCTTTTGCAGGAGATGGTCCTGGGGATTGGGGGAGTGAGGCTATTGCGCGCCTTGGGCCTTTCGCCCCAGGTCTTCCACATGAACGAGGGCCACTCCGCTTTTCTGGGACTGGAAAGGCTTCGGGAGCTCCTTTCGGAGGGGCATCCTTTCCCCGTGGCCTTGGAGAGGGTCCGGGCCGGGGCCCTTTTCACCACCCATACCCCCGTGCCCGCCGGCCACGACGCCTTTCCCCTGGACCTGGTGGAGCGTTACCTGGGGGGCTTCTTTGCGGGGCTTGGGGTGGGGTGGGAGGCGCTTTTGGCCTTGGGCCTCGAGGAGAAGCCTTGGGGGAAGGTCTTCTCCATGTCCAAGCTGGCCCTTTCCACCAGCGCCCAGGCCAACGGGGTCTCCCGCCTCCATGGGGAGGTTTCCCGCCGGATGTTCCACCACCTCTGGCCCGAGCTCCTGCCCGAGGAGGTGCCCATCGGCCATGTGACCAACGGCGTGCACACCTGGACCTTCCTCCACCCCCGCCTCCGCCGCCACTACGCCGAGGTCTTCGGCCCCGAGTGGCTCAAGCGCCCGGAGGACCCCGCCACCTGGAAGGTGGAGGGGTTGGGGGAGGAGTTTTGGCGCATCCACCAAGAGCTCCGGGGCGACCTGGTGCGGGAGGTGCGTAGGCGGCTTTACGAGCAGCGCCGCCGCAACGGGGAAAGCCCAAGCCGCCTGCGCGAGGCGGAAAGGGCCTTGGACACGGAAGCCCTCACCATTGGCTTCGCCCGCCGCTTCGCCACCTACAAGCGGGCGGTCCTCCTCTTCAAGGACCCAGAAAGGCTTCTTAAGATCGTGCGGGGGCCCTACCCGGTCCAGTTTGTCTTCGCCGGCAAAGCCCACCCCAAGGACGAGCCGGGAAAGGCGTACCTGCAGGAGCTGGTGGCCAAGATCCGGGAGCTCGGCCTCGAGGACCGCATGGTGGTCCTGGAGGACTACGATATGTACCTGGCCCGCGTCCTGGTCCACGGCTCGGACGTCTGGCTCAACACCCCCCGGCGCCCCATGGAGGCCTCCGGGACGAGCGGCATGAAGGCCGCTTTGAACGGGGCCCTTAACCTGAGCGTGCTGGACGGCTGGTGGGCCGAGGCCTATAACGGCAAGAACGGCTTCGCCATCGGGGACGAACGCACCTACGAGAACGAGGAGGCCCAGGACATGGCGGACGCCCAGGCCCTTTACGACGTCCTGGAGTCCGAGGTCCTCCCCCTCTTCTACGCCGTGGGGTCCGAAGGGTACTCCTCTGGCTGGCTTTCCATGGTCCACGAGAGCCTGCGCACCGTGGGACCCCGCTTCAGCGCCGCCCGCATGGTGGCGGAGTACGCAGCGCTTTACCAAACCGGGAAGGCTTGGTCCGAGCGCGCCGCCCTAGAGGCGGAAGCCCTTAAGGCCTTCCACGAAGCCCTCCCCGCCTTCTTCGCCTTGGGCCTCGAGGTGGAGGTGCCGGGGGACCTCACCCTGAACGGCACCCCCATGCGGGTGCGGGCCTGGGTGAAGGGGGAGGTGCCCGAGGCCTTAAGGCCCTTTTTGGGGGTGGAGCTCGTGGTGCGCCGGGGGGATGGGGCCTTCTGGGTGGTGCCCTTGGCGCCGGAGGGGGACGGCTACGGCCTGGCCTACCGTCCTCCCCGTCCCGGGAGCTACGCCTATGGGGTGCGCCTGGCCTTGAGGCACCCCGTCACCGGCCGGGTGGGGTGGGTGCGCTGGGCCTAG
- a CDS encoding ABC transporter substrate-binding protein, which translates to MKKLFVLIGLLALSLGFAQVRSLDQIRRSGEIRIGTEGAFPPFNYFDEKNQLTGFEVELGNAIAKKLGLKPVWITQAFDSLLIQLNQGRFDFVIASHGITEERAKAVDFTNPHYCTGGVIVSRKGGPKTAKDLQGKVVGVQIGTTYMEAAQKIPGVKQVRTYQKDPDALQDLLAGRLDAWITDRFVAKEAIKERKLENTLQLGELVFQERVAMAVAKGNKSLLNALNNALSELMKDGTYAQISKKWFGEDVRCK; encoded by the coding sequence ATGAAGAAGCTTTTTGTGCTTATAGGCCTTTTGGCGCTTTCCCTGGGGTTTGCCCAGGTGCGGAGCTTGGACCAGATCCGGCGCTCGGGGGAGATCCGCATCGGCACGGAAGGGGCTTTCCCCCCGTTCAACTACTTTGACGAGAAGAACCAGCTTACCGGCTTTGAGGTTGAGCTGGGCAACGCCATCGCCAAGAAGCTGGGCCTGAAGCCGGTCTGGATCACCCAGGCCTTTGACAGCCTCCTCATCCAGCTCAACCAGGGCCGCTTTGACTTCGTCATCGCCTCCCACGGCATCACCGAGGAGCGGGCCAAGGCGGTGGACTTCACCAACCCCCACTACTGCACGGGCGGGGTCATCGTGAGCCGGAAGGGAGGCCCTAAGACGGCCAAGGACCTCCAGGGCAAGGTGGTGGGGGTGCAGATCGGCACCACCTACATGGAGGCGGCGCAGAAGATCCCCGGAGTCAAGCAGGTGCGCACCTACCAGAAGGATCCGGACGCCCTCCAAGACCTCCTGGCAGGCCGCTTGGACGCCTGGATTACCGACCGCTTCGTGGCCAAGGAGGCCATCAAGGAGAGGAAGCTGGAGAACACCCTGCAACTGGGGGAGCTGGTTTTCCAGGAGAGGGTGGCCATGGCGGTGGCCAAGGGCAACAAGAGCCTCCTGAACGCCCTCAACAACGCCCTGTCCGAGCTGATGAAGGACGGCACCTACGCGCAGATCTCCAAGAAGTGGTTTGGGGAGGACGTGCGCTGCAAGTAG
- a CDS encoding amino acid ABC transporter permease, whose product MPLWLRLVLLLALLLGGYVLFFALLGVALERYFLLTGFGPERAASASQAMALGAEITLKLTLISGLAGLVIGVFAGMFRLSSRAWVRLPATFYIWVTRGTPLLVQILFAYNALPLLLQPLWPEAQQALTPYWAAFIALSFNVGAYNAEVVRAGIQAIPKGQWEAAWSLGLSPADTMRFVVLPQALRIVVPPLVNNVVALLKDSSLASAIALTELALSGQRIISATFRPVEVYLAVAAIYLLLTTVLTAFTNQLEVRLKVRTR is encoded by the coding sequence ATGCCCCTTTGGCTGCGCCTCGTTTTGCTGCTAGCCCTCCTCCTTGGAGGGTACGTCCTCTTCTTCGCCCTTTTGGGGGTAGCCCTGGAGCGCTACTTCCTCCTCACGGGCTTCGGCCCGGAGCGGGCGGCCTCCGCCAGCCAGGCCATGGCCCTGGGGGCGGAGATTACCTTGAAGCTCACCCTGATCTCGGGCCTGGCCGGCCTCGTCATCGGCGTCTTCGCCGGGATGTTCCGGCTTTCCTCCCGGGCTTGGGTGCGGCTTCCCGCCACCTTTTACATCTGGGTCACCCGGGGCACCCCCCTTTTGGTCCAGATCCTCTTCGCCTACAACGCCCTGCCCCTCTTGCTCCAGCCCCTCTGGCCCGAGGCCCAGCAGGCCCTCACCCCTTACTGGGCGGCCTTCATCGCCCTTTCCTTCAACGTGGGGGCCTACAACGCCGAGGTGGTGCGGGCGGGGATCCAGGCCATTCCCAAGGGGCAGTGGGAGGCGGCGTGGTCCTTGGGCCTTTCCCCGGCGGACACCATGCGCTTTGTGGTCCTGCCCCAGGCCTTAAGGATCGTGGTGCCCCCCTTGGTGAACAACGTGGTGGCGCTCCTCAAGGACTCCTCCCTGGCCAGCGCCATCGCCCTAACGGAGCTCGCCCTTTCCGGGCAAAGGATCATCTCCGCCACCTTTCGCCCGGTGGAGGTCTACCTGGCGGTGGCCGCCATCTACCTCCTCCTCACCACGGTGCTCACCGCCTTTACCAACCAGCTGGAGGTGCGCCTAAAGGTGCGCACGCGTTAG
- a CDS encoding TAXI family TRAP transporter solute-binding subunit codes for MRITRGLLAGMVLLGLGLAQEFITIGSGSTTGVYFPVATGMAKLVNDANVGIRANARSTGGSVANINAIAAGEFEMALAQNDIAYYAYQGCCIPAFEGKPVKGIRALAALYPEVIHIVARADAGIRTVADLKGKRVVVGDVGSGTEQNARQVLEAYGLRFEDLGQAIRVSATQGIQLMQDKRADALFYTVGLGASAIQQLALTTPITLVAVDLAKVQAIAKKYPFYVGFNIPGGTYKGVDVTTPTVAVQAMLIASEKLSADTVYKFMKAVFGNQEAFKKIHPNLERFFSLQKAVRGLPIPLHPGAERFYKELGVLK; via the coding sequence ATGCGTATAACGCGTGGGTTGCTTGCGGGAATGGTCCTGCTGGGCCTCGGCCTAGCCCAGGAGTTTATCACCATCGGTTCGGGTTCCACCACGGGGGTTTACTTCCCGGTGGCCACCGGCATGGCCAAGCTGGTGAACGACGCCAACGTGGGGATTAGGGCCAACGCCCGCTCCACCGGGGGAAGCGTGGCCAACATCAACGCTATCGCCGCCGGGGAGTTTGAGATGGCCCTGGCCCAGAACGACATCGCCTACTACGCCTACCAGGGGTGCTGCATCCCTGCCTTTGAGGGCAAGCCGGTGAAGGGGATCCGGGCCCTGGCCGCCCTCTACCCCGAGGTCATCCACATCGTGGCCCGCGCCGATGCCGGGATCCGCACGGTGGCGGACCTCAAGGGCAAGCGGGTGGTGGTGGGGGACGTGGGCTCCGGCACGGAGCAGAACGCCCGGCAGGTCCTCGAGGCCTACGGCCTCCGCTTTGAGGACCTGGGCCAGGCCATCCGGGTGAGCGCCACCCAGGGGATCCAGCTCATGCAGGACAAGCGGGCGGACGCCCTCTTCTACACCGTGGGCCTGGGGGCAAGCGCCATCCAGCAACTCGCCCTCACCACCCCCATCACCCTGGTGGCGGTGGACCTGGCCAAGGTGCAGGCCATCGCCAAGAAGTACCCCTTCTACGTGGGCTTCAACATCCCGGGGGGCACCTACAAGGGCGTGGACGTGACCACCCCCACGGTGGCGGTTCAGGCCATGCTCATCGCCTCGGAGAAGCTTTCCGCCGACACCGTGTACAAGTTCATGAAAGCCGTCTTCGGCAACCAGGAGGCCTTCAAGAAGATCCACCCCAACCTGGAGCGCTTCTTTAGCCTGCAGAAGGCGGTGAGGGGCCTGCCCATTCCCCTGCACCCTGGGGCGGAGCGCTTCTACAAGGAGCTAGGGGTCTTGAAGTAG